In Aedes albopictus strain Foshan chromosome 3, AalbF5, whole genome shotgun sequence, the following are encoded in one genomic region:
- the LOC109418556 gene encoding tubulin alpha-1 chain: protein MRECISVHVGQAGVQIGNACWELYCLEHGIQPDGQMPSDKTIGGGDDSFNTFFSETGAGKHVPRAVFVDLEPTVVDEVRTGTYRQLFHPEQLITGKEDAANNYARGHYTIGKEIVDLVLDRIRKLADQCTGLQGFLIFHSFGGGTGSGFTSLLMERLSVDYGKKSKLEFAIYPAPQVSTAVVEPYNSILTTHTTLEHSDCAFMVDNEAIYDICRRNLDIERPTYTNLNRLIGQIVSSITASLRFDGALNVDLTEFQTNLVPYPRIHFPLVTYAPVISAEKAYHEQLSVAEITNACFEPANQMVKCDPRHGKYMACCMLYRGDVVPKDVNAAIATIKTKRTIQFVDWCPTGFKVGINYQPPTVVPGGDLAKVQRAVCMLSNTTAIAEAWARLDHKFDLMYAKRAFVHWYVGEGMEEGEFSEAREDLAALEKDYEEVGMDSGEGEGEGAEEY, encoded by the exons atG CGTGAATGTATCTCCGTGCATGTCGGTCAGGCTGGTGTCCAGATTGGCAACGCCTGCTGGGAACTGTACTGCCTTGAGCATGGAATTCAGCCCGATGGTCAGATGCCCTCGGATAAGACCATCGGCGGTGGAGATGACTCGTTCAACACCTTCTTCAGCGAGACCGGTGCCGGTAAGCACGTGCCTCGCGCCGTCTTCGTCGATCTGGAACCAACCGTAGTCGATGAGGTCCGCACCGGAACCTACCGGCAGCTGTTCCATCCGGAGCAGTTAATTACCGGAAAGGAAGATGCCGCCAACAACTACGCTCGTGGCCACTACACCATTGGCAAGGAAATCGTCGATCTGGTTTTGGACCGCATCCGTAAGCTCGCTGATCAATGTACCGGTCTGCAAGGATTCCTGATCTTCCACTCGTTCGGCGGTGGCACTGGATCCGGTTTCACCTCTCTGCTGATGGAACGCCTGTCGGTTGATTACGGCAAGAAGTCCAAGCTGGAATTCGCTATCTACCCAGCTCCCCAGGTGTCCACTGCCGTGGTTGAACCCTACAACTCCATCTTGACCACCCACACTACCCTGGAACATTCGGACTGCGCCTTCATGGTCGACAACGAGGCTATCTACGACATCTGTCGTCGCAACTTGGACATCGAGCGCCCAACCTACACTAACCTGAACCGTCTGATTGGTCAAATCGTGTCCTCCATCACCGCCTCCCTGCGGTTCGATGGTGCCCTGAACGTCGATCTGACGGAGTTCCAGACCAACTTGGTGCCCTACCCACGTATCCACTTCCCTCTGGTCACCTATGCCCCGGTCATCTCGGCCGAAAAGGCCTACCACGAGCAACTGTCGGTCGCCGAAATCACCAACGCTTGCTTCGAGCCGGCCAACCAGATGGTCAAGTGTGATCCACGTCACGGCAAGTACATGGCCTGTTGCATGCTGTACCGTGGTGATGTTGTCCCCAAGGACGTCAACGCCGCCATCGCCACCATCAAGACCAAGCGCACCATCCAGTTCGTCGACTGGTGTCCAACTGGTTTCAAGGTTGGTATCAACTACCAGCCGCCGACCGTCGTCCCAGGTGGCGATCTTGCCAAGGTCCAGCGCGCCGTCTGCATGTTGTCCAACACCACGGCCATCGCCGAAGCCTGGGCTCGTCTGGATCACAAATTCGATCTGATGTACGCCAAGCGCGCCTTCGTCCACTGGTACGTCGGTGAGGGTATGGAGGAAGGTGAATTCTCCGAAGCCCGTGAGGATTTGGCCGCCCTTGAGAAGGATTACGAGGAAGTTGGAATGGACTCCGGCGAAGGCGAGGGTGAAGGCGCTGAGGAATACTAA